One window of the Tubulanus polymorphus chromosome 11, tnTubPoly1.2, whole genome shotgun sequence genome contains the following:
- the LOC141913383 gene encoding uncharacterized protein LOC141913383: protein MDAPAPEMEAELTPGNRTSATPDRDVICYRLTGIYRSGDIMLITRVVLYLIGVVANTVAYSVLTVMTRQGSSVFYLRMLAIADAVNCLTTFIGRDLKALTSNTLLKFLRYVRWYKQYRVHLYPLVDAVCQMTSATSSWILYALNVDRYIAIRYPLSAMNLCTISNSKRISSIVWIATFIFHLPKVWDKAHAFGSGPCSFAKPRRLLLANYKYAFYYDFIFGQVISRFIPGIAIFIFNVHMFALMGAARRNRRRFKTKNSSVKLKATDTSGKLGTQITLTIMTLNVFYCAQYTFMAINTIIPALSKLNGGPKISRPYHEGQLVQSINAMMNLFVYLCIRSGFAETLVWCLSCGSVGNRK from the coding sequence ATGGATGCGCCCGCGCCCGAGATGGAAGCCGAGTTGACGCCTGGTAACCGAACCAGCGCTACTCCGGATCGCGATGTTATTTGCTATCGTCTGACCGGTATCTACAGAAGTGGGGACATCATGCTCATCACGAGAGTCGTGTTATATCTAATCGGTGTTGTCGCTAACACCGTCGCCTACTCGGTACTCACTGTTATGACACGCCAGGGAAGCAGTGTATTCTATCTACGGATGTTAGCCATAGCCGATGCGGTTAACTGCTTGACAACTTTTATCGGAAGAGATTTAAAAGCGCTTACTAGTAATACCCTGTTGAAATTCTTACGATACGTTCGTTGGTATAAACAGTATCGGGTTCACCTATATCCTCTCGTCGACGCGGTTTGTCAGATGACTTCAGCCACGAGTTCGTGGATTCTTTACGCCCTGAACGTAGATCGATATATCGCTATTCGATATCCGTTATCGGCGATGAACCTGTGCACAATTTCTAATTCTAAACGCATCTCTTCGATCGTCTGGATAGCCACTTTTATCTTTCATTTACCAAAAGTCTGGGACAAAGCCCACGCCTTCGGCAGCGGCCCGTGCTCGTTCGCGAAGCCAAGGCGACTTCTCTTAGCTAACTACAAATACGCCTTCTATTACGATTTCATCTTTGGACAAGTGATCTCAAGATTCATTCCAGGGATCGCTATCTTCATATTCAACGTACACATGTTCGCGCTAATGGGCGCAGCGCGGCGAAATCGTCGCagattcaaaacaaaaaacagcTCGGTCAAACTTAAGGCAACAGATACTTCCGGTAAACTGGGAACTCAAATAACGCTGACCATAATGACTTTAAATGTGTTTTATTGTGCGCAGTACACGTTCATGGCAATCAATACGATAATACCGGCTTTGAGTAAATTAAATGGCGGCCCGAAAATAAGCCGACCTTACCACGAGGGACAACTTGTCCAATCAATAAATGCCATGATGAATCTGTTTGTCTACTTATGCATTCGTTCAGGGTTTGCCGAAACGCTCGTTTGGTGTTTGTCCTGTGGTTCTGTTGGCAACCGGAAGTAA
- the LOC141913382 gene encoding GDH/6PGL endoplasmic bifunctional protein-like: MNFLQILSLTVVLVISTGDVITDQSDEPLSIADQSDDPVTEPVVIVLVGATGDLAKKYLWQAIFDVYRTHSRNQASNLYVYGAARINEEEGSKLLNSILTTRISCAGQQKQQQLGGKSDECDWWKSEFIKRTRYKQLKTSSDYGRFCSDVRSRISGADLETCAMKPGLFSCHNQHHGAGGTISRLLFYLSIPPSSYSSSVRLISENCRPGGGAELENGGSSWLRVVLEKPFGSDHNSAQQLAAEVKQYLNEEQVFRVDHYLSKPVAKHILNFRATNSEFEAMLNNKHVDRIEIKMTETLDVKGRCSFYEQNCVIRDTLQNHLTELLLLVTMELPPKSVDNRTEIQRNKLNILRRISALNGDSVLLGQYERYGEQTAAETGVKNSQCPTFAAVKINIASRRWDGVPVLLISGKSLPRKDSSINIYFKNTDFRLNANDRDSFAPEPVRFSLSSNRISYPGNGMKISPGEGWKFDPTDDDNSIIPDYRTDYGDYYSVLQSVLLNEKCVFVSTEQLLESWRVWDPVLGPPGHLNIYKASDTSVLDFNYRNNSLIFKSTDHVTHFESSAKFNNNPSKYCHGNASCQFLLRPLVTGEKFDVIGSLASDIKTESRSAIENRGVFHLALSGGTSPIPLLRALSITDIEWVRTHVWLVDERCVPLTDGHSNFNLIHENLLKFVDIPYLNVHPMPVNLLSKCDPFDQGNRVYSKHLNDHLSSVGGRLDYTVLGLGNDGHTASIFPDTIQQRPSPLDMNDLCIYTRRSIAAAGAGMGTAGAGAGTGGGAGGGTGGGTGGETGAGAGTGGGTGGGTGAGAGAGGGDSEMRMSLTTEFISKSRAISVLVLGQSKRSILDKIQLTSTSTSDKPAYPILSISPETDAKLVWFIDENALPN, encoded by the exons ATGAACTTCCTCCAAATTCTATCTTTAACGGTTGTTTTGGTGATCAGTACCGGCGATGTGATCACCGACCAATCAGATGAGCCCTTGTCAATCGCCGACCAATCAGACGATCCCGTAACGGAACCGGTAGTGATCGTACTGGTCGGCGCGACCGGAGATCTGGCCAAGAAATATCTATGGCAGGCTATATTCGACGTGTACCGCACTCACAGCAGGAACCAAGCGtcgaatttatatgtatacgGAGCCGCCCGCATTAACGAGGAGGAAGGCTCCAAATTATTGAATTCTATACTAACAACTCGAATTAGTTGCGCGGGACAACAGAAACAGCAGCAATTGGGGGGTAAATCTGACGAATGCGATTGGTGGAAATCTGAATTTATAAAACGCACCCGATATAAACAGTTGAAGACGTCTTCTGATTATGGGAGGTTTTGCAGTGATGTTAGATCTAGAATATCAGGAGCCGACCTGGAGACATGCGCAATGAAACCCGGGTTATTCTCGTGTCACAACCAGCACCACGGAGCAGGAGGGACCATCTCCAGATTACTATTCTATCTATCGATACCTCCATCCTCGTATTCGAGTTCAGTTCGTCTGATCTCCGAGAACTGTCGTCCCGGCGGTGGGGCGGAGCTGGAGAACGGTGGCTCCTCGTGGTTAAGAGTAGTGTTGGAGAAACCCTTCGGAAGCGACCACAATTCGGCGCAACAGTTAGCCGCCGAAGTTAAGCAGTATTTGAACGAAGAACAGGTTTTTAGGGTGGATCATTATCTCAGTAAACCAGTAGCTAAACATATCCTCAATTTCAG AGCGACGAATAGTGAATTTGAAGCGATGTTGAATAATAAACACGTGGACAGAATCGAGATCAAAATGACCGAAACTTTAGACGTGAAAG GCAGATGTAGTTTTTACGAACAGAACTGCGTCATCAGAGACACCTTACAGAATCACCTGACCGAACTGTTGCTATTGGTAACTATGGAACTACCGCCgaaatcggtcgacaatcggaCGGAAATCCAGCGAAATAAACTGAATATCTTAAGGCGGATATCGGCGTTAAACGGCGATAGCGTTTTACTGGGACAATACGAGCGATACGGAGAGCAGACGGCTGCAGAAACAGGAGTCAAAAACTCGCAGTGTCCGACATTCGCGGCcgttaaaatcaatatagcATCTCGCCGATGGGACGGGGTACCTGTCCTACTAATCAGCGGGAAGAGTCTGCCGCGTAAAGACAGCtccataaatatatatttcaaaaatacagATTTCAGACTGAACGCGAACGATCGGGACTCGTTCGCACCGGAGCCGGTTAGATTTTCGTTAAGTTCGAATAGAATATCTTACCCTGGAAACGGGATGAAAATCTCGCCGGGCGAAGGCTGGAAATTCGACCCGACTGATGACGATAATTCTATAATCCCTGATTATAGAACAGACTATGGCGATTACTATTCTGTATTACAGTCTGTTCTACTGAATGAAAAGTGCGTGTTCGTATCGACGGAACAGTTATTAGAATCGTGGAGAGTTTGGGACCCGGTTCTGGGCCCACCCGGACACCTGAATATCTATAAAGCCAGCGATACGAGCGTTTTAGACTttaattatcgcaacaattcgttgatattcaaatcaacCGATCACGTGACTCATTTCGAGTCGTCTGCGAAATTCAACAATAATCCGTCGAAATATTGCCACGGTAACGCGTCGTGTCAGTTTTTActacgccccctggtgaccggCGAGAAATTCGATGTAATCGGAAGTCTCGCTAGCGATATAAAAACAGAATCGCGATCGGCGATAGAAAATCGCGGCGTTTTTCATTTAGCATTATCCGGCGGAACTAGTCCGATACCGCTACTGAGAGCGTTATCAATAACCGATATCgagtgggttcgaacccacgtcTGGTTAGTGGACGAACGATGCGTCCCGTTAACGGATGGACATTCGAATTTTAATCTCATTCACGAAAATCTGTTAAAATTCGTAGATATTCCATATTTGAACGTTCATCCTATGCCTGTTAATTTACTGAGTAAGTGCGACCCGTTTGATCAGGGAAATCGGGTTTACAGTAAACATTTAAACGATCATTTATCGTCAGTAGGGGGTAGGTTAGATTATACGGTGCTAGGTTTAGGTAATGACGGCCACACTGCGTCAATATTCCCTGATACGATACAACAGCGGCCGTCACCGTTAGATATGAACGACCTATGTATCTATACACGGAGGTCAATCGCTGCTGCGGGTGCTGGTATGGGtactgctggtgctggtgctggaaCTGGTGGTGGTGCTGGTGGTGGAACTGGTGGTGGTACTGGTGGTGAAACTGGCGCTGGTGCTGGTACTGGTGGTGGAACTGGTGGTGGtactggtgctggtgctggtgcagGTGGTGGTGATagtgagatgagaatgagtTTGACGACTGAATTCATATCTAAATCTCGCGCTATATCAGTACTAGTCCTCGGCCAATCTAAACGTTCGATACTCGATAAGATTCAGCTGACCTCCACCAGCACCAGTGATAAACCCGCTTACCCGATCTTATCAATCTCTCCTGAAACGGACGCGAAACTTGTTTGGTTTATCGATGAAAATGCGTTGCCTAATTAA
- the LOC141912823 gene encoding BET1 homolog isoform X3 — MRRPHSGDVNNGYGSQNQLIEDENQQMEESLSHKVRALKSLTIDIGHEVRTQNKMLGEMDQDFESTGGFLQKTMGRLTGISRSGGGRIIWYMLLFALFVFFVCWIILKFR, encoded by the exons ATGCGCAGACCTCACAGTG GTGACGTTAACAATGGATACGGAAGTCAGAATCAACttattgaagatgaaaatcagCAGATGGAAGAATCTTTATCGCATAAAGTCAGAGCGTTGAAATCG TTAACAATAGATATTGGACATGAAGTTCGTACTCAGAATAAAATGTTAGGTGAAATG GATCAGGATTTTGAGAGTACTGGTGGCTTCCTACAGAAAACGATGGGCCGATTGACGGGTATCTCACGCTCCGGTGGAGGTAGAATCATCTGGTACATGTTATTGTTTGCGTTATTCGTGTTTTTTGTCTGTTGGATTATCTTGAAATTCCGGTGA
- the LOC141912823 gene encoding BET1 homolog isoform X2 — MRSNKRYYSGDVNNGYGSQNQLIEDENQQMEESLSHKVRALKSLTIDIGHEVRTQNKMLGEMDQDFESTGGFLQKTMGRLTGISRSGGGRIIWYMLLFALFVFFVCWIILKFR, encoded by the exons ATGAGGTCGAATAAACGCTATTATTCAGGTGACGTTAACAATGGATACGGAAGTCAGAATCAACttattgaagatgaaaatcagCAGATGGAAGAATCTTTATCGCATAAAGTCAGAGCGTTGAAATCG TTAACAATAGATATTGGACATGAAGTTCGTACTCAGAATAAAATGTTAGGTGAAATG GATCAGGATTTTGAGAGTACTGGTGGCTTCCTACAGAAAACGATGGGCCGATTGACGGGTATCTCACGCTCCGGTGGAGGTAGAATCATCTGGTACATGTTATTGTTTGCGTTATTCGTGTTTTTTGTCTGTTGGATTATCTTGAAATTCCGGTGA
- the LOC141912729 gene encoding troponin I-like isoform X1, with translation MSDTEEPQQQPQQRRRRGDDKKGKKKGMGGLSAEKKKLLKKIIMEKAAEEMRMEAKKKAEARQHYIDKAISPLNLEGLDQGSLERKVKELYQQLKSLEDEKYDWEIRIRRQDIEINELNGKVNDVKGKFIKPVLKKVSKTESKLAKFDKKKEDDFGNFRQSLKSTGQSKYQLDEKEEVGQHAPKKPDWRGTLKSSGEEGEEEGEGGAPPAEEVEED, from the exons ATGTCCGATACCGAGGAACCGCAACAACAGCCG CAACAGCGAAGACGTCGCGGAGATGACAAGAAAGGCAAGAAAAAGGGTATGGGTGGTCTTTCGGCCGAGAAGAAGAAACTTTTAAAG AAAATTATTATGGaaaaagctgcagaagaaatGAGAATGGAAGCAAAGAAAAAGGCGGAAGCTCGTCAACATTACATCGATAAAGCGATCAGTCCGTTAAATCTGGAGGGTCTCGACCAAG GAAGTCTCGAGAGAAAGGTGAAAGAACTTTATCAACAATTGAAAAGTTTGGAAGACGAGAAATACGACTGGGAAATTAGAATCAGACGTCAAGATATCGAG attAACGAATTGAACGGAAAAGTGAACGATGTAAAAGGCAAATT TATCAAACctgttttgaaaaaagtatcaAAGACAGAAAGCAA ACTCGCCAAATTCGATAAAAAGAAGGAAGACGATTTTGGAAATTTCCGACAATCCTTAAAATCGACAGGTCAGAGTAAATATCAATTAGACGAAAAGGAGGAGGTAGGCCAGCAT GCGCCGAAAAAACCGGATTGGCGAGGAACCCTGAAATCATCGGGAGAAGAAGGCGAGGAAGAGGGTGAAGGTGGAGCGCCCCCTGCCGAGGAAGTCGAAGAAGATTAa
- the LOC141912823 gene encoding BET1 homolog isoform X1: protein MRRPHSGKMGDVNNGYGSQNQLIEDENQQMEESLSHKVRALKSLTIDIGHEVRTQNKMLGEMDQDFESTGGFLQKTMGRLTGISRSGGGRIIWYMLLFALFVFFVCWIILKFR, encoded by the exons ATGCGCAGACCTCACAGTGGTAAGATGG GTGACGTTAACAATGGATACGGAAGTCAGAATCAACttattgaagatgaaaatcagCAGATGGAAGAATCTTTATCGCATAAAGTCAGAGCGTTGAAATCG TTAACAATAGATATTGGACATGAAGTTCGTACTCAGAATAAAATGTTAGGTGAAATG GATCAGGATTTTGAGAGTACTGGTGGCTTCCTACAGAAAACGATGGGCCGATTGACGGGTATCTCACGCTCCGGTGGAGGTAGAATCATCTGGTACATGTTATTGTTTGCGTTATTCGTGTTTTTTGTCTGTTGGATTATCTTGAAATTCCGGTGA
- the LOC141912729 gene encoding troponin I-like isoform X2, with amino-acid sequence MSDTEEPQQQPQQRRRRGDDKKGKKKGMGGLSAEKKKLLKKIIMEKAAEEMRMEAKKKAEARQHYIDKAISPLNLEGLDQGSLERKVKELYQQLKSLEDEKYDWEIRIRRQDIEINELNGKVNDVKGKFIKPVLKKVSKTESKLAKFDKKKEDDFGNFRQSLKSTGQSKYQLDEKEEAPKKPDWRGTLKSSGEEGEEEGEGGAPPAEEVEED; translated from the exons ATGTCCGATACCGAGGAACCGCAACAACAGCCG CAACAGCGAAGACGTCGCGGAGATGACAAGAAAGGCAAGAAAAAGGGTATGGGTGGTCTTTCGGCCGAGAAGAAGAAACTTTTAAAG AAAATTATTATGGaaaaagctgcagaagaaatGAGAATGGAAGCAAAGAAAAAGGCGGAAGCTCGTCAACATTACATCGATAAAGCGATCAGTCCGTTAAATCTGGAGGGTCTCGACCAAG GAAGTCTCGAGAGAAAGGTGAAAGAACTTTATCAACAATTGAAAAGTTTGGAAGACGAGAAATACGACTGGGAAATTAGAATCAGACGTCAAGATATCGAG attAACGAATTGAACGGAAAAGTGAACGATGTAAAAGGCAAATT TATCAAACctgttttgaaaaaagtatcaAAGACAGAAAGCAA ACTCGCCAAATTCGATAAAAAGAAGGAAGACGATTTTGGAAATTTCCGACAATCCTTAAAATCGACAGGTCAGAGTAAATATCAATTAGACGAAAAGGAGGAG GCGCCGAAAAAACCGGATTGGCGAGGAACCCTGAAATCATCGGGAGAAGAAGGCGAGGAAGAGGGTGAAGGTGGAGCGCCCCCTGCCGAGGAAGTCGAAGAAGATTAa